TATCCTGACTGTACATTACAGGAATTTGATTTTTACGATCCGCAAAAGCATACCGAAGTTTCCATTAAAAGAGCCAGAAAGGCGTATCCGCCGTATTCGGGAACTAAAGCTGTGCAGACCGACCATATCCCATTGGAAAATGACTCGGTTGACGCCATTTTTTTACTGTTGTCGGCACACGAAATAAGGAATCGGGATGAACGAAAGAATTTTTTGCGGGCACTGCATCGAATCCTAAAAGTTAATGGAAATATTGTTCTCGTGGAACACTTGCGGGATAGCGCCAATTTTGCCGCATATACAATTGGTTTTTTTCACTTTTTTTCACGTAAGAGCTGGAAAAACATAGTAGCTCAAGCAAACTTTCAAGTACGCGAAGAATTTAAAATCACTCCTTTTCTCACAACCTTTATACTTACAAAAAATGGAACTACATCTTAACATTGTTGGTTGGCTGTTAATTGTCTTAGCCCTTATTCATGTAATCTTTCCGGGCTATTTTAATTGGAAGGAAAACCTTTCGGGTCTAACGCTCATCAACCGACAAATGATGGTTACGCATACCTTTTTTATTGCCTTGACCGTGTTTTTAATGGGGGTGTTGTGTGTCACTTCAGCAAAAGAATTGGTTGAAACCGAACTCGGTCGAAAAATTGTATTGGGATTGGGTTTGTTTTGGAGTGTGCGGTTTGTGTTTCAGCAATTTGTGTATTCTTCAAAATTGTGGAAGGGAAAAAAGTTTGAAACCACCATGCATGTAGTTTTTACAGCGCTATGGGTTTATTTTAGTATTGTATTTCTGAAGGTGTTTTTTGAAGGGTAAGTAGGAGCCCTAGTCTTGTTACACCAAACTTGATTTGGTGTCTACATCATGCAAGTGTCCTACCAGTGGTCGCTGAGTGAAGCCGAAGCTAATCGCGCAACAACCCTCGAGAAATTACGATTTTCTGTATTTCACTGGTGCCTTCGTAGATCTGAGTGATCTTGGCATCCCGCATTAAACGTTCTACGTGGTATTCCTTAACGTAACCGTTTCCGCCGTGCACTTGTACTGCTTCTACGGTTACATCCATCGCAACTTGTGAAGCGTATAATTTTGCCATGGCACCACTCATATCGTAGTTATTACCCTGATCCTTATCCCAGGCAGCTTTCATTACCAAATGACGCGCAGCAGTGATAGAGGTATGCATATCGGCCAATTTAAAAGCAATGGCCTGGTGGTTGCAAATTTCGGTACCAAAAGACTTACGGACCTTAGAATATTCACGTGCCAAATCGTAAGCACCGGCTGCAATACCTAATGCCTGTGCCGCAATACCAATACGACCCCCACTTAACGTTTTCATCGCAAATTTAAATCCGAAGCCATCATCACCAATTCTGTTTTCCTTTGGTACCTTTACATCGTTAAAGATAAGTGAGTGGGTATCGCTCCCACGTATTCCCAATTTGTCTTCTTTGGGGCCTATTTCAAATCCGGCCCAACCTTTTTCAACAATTAAAG
This genomic stretch from Ulvibacter sp. MAR_2010_11 harbors:
- a CDS encoding acyl-CoA dehydrogenase family protein — encoded protein: MDFNLSEEHLMIRDAARDFARTELLPGVIERDNLQKFPTEQVKKMGELGFLGMMVDPKYGGGGMDTVSYVLAMEELSKIDASSSVVVSVNNSLVCYGLQAFGSEEQKQKYLTKLATGQSIGAFCLSEPEAGSDATSQRTTAIDMGDHYILNGTKNWITNGGTADYYLVIAQTDKEKGHKGINALIVEKGWAGFEIGPKEDKLGIRGSDTHSLIFNDVKVPKENRIGDDGFGFKFAMKTLSGGRIGIAAQALGIAAGAYDLAREYSKVRKSFGTEICNHQAIAFKLADMHTSITAARHLVMKAAWDKDQGNNYDMSGAMAKLYASQVAMDVTVEAVQVHGGNGYVKEYHVERLMRDAKITQIYEGTSEIQKIVISRGLLRD
- a CDS encoding methyltransferase domain-containing protein; this encodes METVRKPFQGVVNIIRFNWHFYAIAFGLLIVALTVNLWLFPEYLFYGGLILSLTLFLMLISLVISYYVYDASHLYKLTWLDGIKLPKNATIINIHAGFDETSLLLQQKYPDCTLQEFDFYDPQKHTEVSIKRARKAYPPYSGTKAVQTDHIPLENDSVDAIFLLLSAHEIRNRDERKNFLRALHRILKVNGNIVLVEHLRDSANFAAYTIGFFHFFSRKSWKNIVAQANFQVREEFKITPFLTTFILTKNGTTS